The genomic region GCACAGAACCAGATGAACTTGGAAGAACTATTAAATTAGTAATAaattagttaaataaaaaatgtgtttcaggttggatattcaatggacattcgctccagatgtAGCGGCACCCTCATTCGTTTCCACCCAGTGACAGCTGCACAATCACGTCTTGTCCGACCCATTGCTCTTAACTACCGCAGTCTCATTTAGTTCACTTGACCTAATGACTCTAAATCAGTGCAGGACCATATATGAAATTTAGTCCATccaattgtatttaatttataaaacaaTCCAGTCAACAACAAGGCTTAAATATTTCAGGCACAGAACTTTATGCAATGCATTTAAATTgacgttacaccaaaaacagggAAGATGACGTTGTAAACATTAATGGACCGAGCTAGGGGAAAGACAGGGAAAtaatacaacatatatatacatatataatatatatcgagagagcaggagagaaatAATTTAGTATAATAATTAGTTAAAGataaatataacaatatttttttcatttattcagagTCAGCCTAGACACTAAAAACCACAGGGAAAGGGTTTTATGTAATATTGCTGGTAGAATTGTCGATGTCGGTCTATTTCTGTGTCTATGTCTATTTTCCTGGGAGCCACACATTTTTGATTTGAGATTGAAAATTAGGCTAGTTGCTAAAACTCAACAACAGACTCGCGcattgacataaaaaaacatgacaggaCAAAGCAGCAACTCACACCATGAGTGCAGTGTCAACCTGGTTTAAGTAAGATAAGATAGTTTATTGCCTTTGGTCGGACAGTATGACTAAGCTCCTGCTCAACTTGCGAAAGATTCAATTTGTAGCACTGTATTGACAAAAAGGTGCCCCAGGGATCCATGGCTCcagatattttgtgttttgagttCAATAAATTGAAATGGCAAGGCATCACTGCACTGCTCAATTACTATAAAACGTGTCTTCTCTTTTTAGCGACAGTGAGGCCCAGTGATGCTGTCACTCACAACAAGCTGGCAGCGTTTGGAGAGTATGTGGCAGAAATTATGCCCAAATACATCCAGCAGGTCCAGGTCAGTACATATGCCCTTAAAAGACTAACCACACTAGCTGTGGTAGAGAAGCTATCTGTAATGTGTGGTTAGATATGTGTAAAATGAATGTATCCTTGTGATTAATAATTgtgtaaaatgacatgtaaacgGGCTGATTGAACATGGTGCAGCTGAGATGGAAGTTGGGAGACACAGACTACTGTTACTTTTTTTCAGATTGTAATGCCTCACTTCATGTGATATGTCTTGAGTAAAAACAGTTTAGTTTACTTGGCTCAATCAAAAACcagatttgttttgtgtaagaaaatattttattgtaaaaaatcTAGCTTAGTCAAATCATGTTTGAGACAAAATTGTTTGTATTTTGGACcaataataatttattacaGAATGATTCTGAGACTAAAATAATCAGTTGTCTAGTAATCTTTGTATATTTCGTCACTGCTCTATTACTCATTTTTCTGAAACTGcatgggtctttttttttttttcactattgaaagtgtgatttcaaaACTTTGAAGATGGCTTGAAATTGTGCATATTTCTTTGTGAAGGTGACCTGCTATAATGAACTCGAGTTGATGATCCATCCTGACGGAGTGATCCCAGTGCTGACCTTCTTGAAGGACCACACCAACGCCCAGTTCAGGAACATGATTGACCTGACAGCTGTCGATGTCCCCACACGGCAGAACCGCTTTGAGGTAATTGGCATCACAGCAACGTGGATCTTTTGGTATTTATGGCATTACAGATGAAAGTGCTTTTCCCAGTTTTGTATTTCTtatgtgattatttttatattaagattgtgtgtatgtgtgctggtTTACAGATTGTGTATAACTTCCTGTCGCTGCGCTACAACTCCCGCATCCGTGTCAAGACATACACAGATGAATTAACGCCGGTGGACTCTGCTGTCCCTGTCCACAAGGCTGCCAACTGGTACGAGAGGGAGGTATGTCTGAAACTGCTGGCCAACAGTTAAATCCACTGACACTTTTCCTTCACAGTCAAACAGTGAGTAGGTAAACGTTTGTTTTATGATACATTCCAAAGCAAATATTTTTATAAAACGCCTCGGACAAAAGAACCCACAACATTGAATTAAAATAGAAACGAATGTATACACGTTCACACGTCAACAGGTAACACATAATGATGTCCTTTCATCTGACCAGTCTTGTTTCAGACAGCAGGACATTTACCTCCACAATTCAGCAAAACTTAGTGTAATCCTTTCTTCCATCTATCCATGGGGGGTTTATTGGGTCACTGGCTACTACACAACTCTAAAGCTGAATAATTCCACCCTCATGTCTAACAGCTTTTAAGTGTCATGTTTCGCAGTTTTTGTTTCTCCTTGGATGAATTTCCTGAAAGAGCTTAGATTTGTCTTCATCTGTCCACAGCACTTGTTTCCAAGTGCTTTGCAGGCTTATGATGTTAAATTTTTGATGACGTCGTAGCTAAGATTTCCTCCTGCTTCTTCTCCTACGTTAAATCGGTATGGGCAGTCGTGCTGCTCTGTCTTCactctgctctttttttccccccatatgAATCGCTGATATGAATCCAAAATGTAGATCaaatcacactctcacactgcaGTCATGTCACTTGTGTGGAAAAGTAAGTGATTTTGTAAGAtcactgtatcagactgatacaGAAAGTAGGTTCTGCATCATCAGGACCAagtttagtctccatgaggacggactactggtcctgacgaggtcagtgtttatgccaggaaatGTTCCAAAGAGTGCAGATATGCAAATGCCAACAAGGCTGTACAGTGACTTTATAAACTGTGTAATTTAACTAGCCTAGTGTCAGACATGAAAAAGTAGTATTAAGCCACCTCTATTTGATGTTTTGGGTTTAGCAAGAGGAAGATCACATCTTAGGTGACTATGAAAGGACCAAATGATGTGCGGGGGTGTGGGTATGTAATTAAGCATTTGCtcctcataaaaaaacaaaaaacaaaattttcATCCCAGCGATGTCAGATGTGAAAAGCAGGATTGTACAAGCCTCTAAAACTGTGTGGGAAAACGTTAAAAAGCATTTAAACTTAAACTGTTGTTTAATGGCTGTTAGTTAACTGTTATTCAACTTTAGAACTTTTACAGACATCCAGCTTATCCAGGCTTTCAGTTGGTTGTTTATGTTGGATGAATGAGCAAGATCCTTACATATTACAAACATGTAGAATTGAGTGTCCTGagtgtgtaaatattttaagttttgtttgaatttaaacTGACCAGACTGTGGATAAATGTGTGCCTCTGTGTTTATTCAGGTGTGGGACATGTTTGGTGTCTTCTTCGCCAACCACCCAGACCTGAGGCGTATTCTTACAGACTATGGTTTTGAGGGTCACCCCTTCAGAAAGGACTTCCCTCTGTCAGGATATGTTGAAGTGAGTTCTGCCAGGGATTCTTCCTCTTACTACAGCTATCGGCTTTGTTCGGGTGCGTCAATGTGCTATTTCGTTTCTGCCAAAGCGTACTGCAATATTGGCAAGAAGTCGGTATGACAAGACATGTGGGAGCTGTGGTCAGAAATGCCAGATCTccaactctaaccctaaccctctggATTGATGGATTGATTTATATCTACTTAGGGTTTTTGtcttaatgatttatttcagtaaatCCAGGTTTCCCTCAGACCTTGTGATCCTTCATAGTTTGTGCTGTGAAATGGTAATCTATTGTCTGAATACTGTTTGAAAGAATTATTGATTTAACGTAGTTCTCAAACACCATCTCATTGACttctttctgtaaaaaaaaaaagaaagaagaaaaacaagtcaaaattCATGTGAAATTCATTAAATCATAACACTATAATAAATTTAAGTAAAAATTGTTTCCCTTTTGCAGGTACGTTATGATGATGAGGTGAAGCGTATGGTGGCTGAGCCCGTGGAGCTGTCGCAGGAGTTTAGGAAGTTTGACCTGAACACTCCCTGGGAGGTGTTCCCCGCCTACCGAGAGCCTAAAGAGGCTGCACCCAAACTGGAGGCAGGTGACCAAGCTCCTGAGAAGAAATGATGTCCCACTGTTCAGTGTAAACATATGCAcagacacatacaaaaacacacacaccatcactgtcatcatcatgctctctctgtttgtgtcattttggggACGACTCAACCCACCtgaaatatttatgtatatagAATACTAATAAAACTGTCTTTAAAATATTATGTGGAGCAGCCTTTTTTTCAACAGCAGTAAGAGATCTATAGTATTTTCATAGCATGTGGTCACAGTAGGGCTGGGCGTTATctcgatattttaatataaatcgatatatttctaaacgagatataacacgggacaatatcgcttgtatcgattattaattaattaattatcgttaaaatgATAATACATGAGCTGCAAGTTTGCAcctatttctcctctccctgcgtcacttcacacacacatccaccgGGGCGTCGCACCCGTGGGGGAGGTGGGTGTTTTAACACCCACACTTTTcccggtgagagggttcaacaccgacactttttctgcagtttttcctcagttttgcaCAAACGCCTCACTACATTTGCCGCGACATCTCTGGTCGTTTCGTTTCTGCACTCGCTGCGgctgcctcctctccccctccttttATTGGCTGTAGGTCAGGGCCCCTTAATAACTCTTGGATCTCAATAATAGTATTGAGATCCAAGAGTTATTAAGGGGCGACTTATTATTTGGGTGACAGTAGCTCAGAAggtggaaggttgtgggtttgattcatGCAGCTAG from Solea solea chromosome 5, fSolSol10.1, whole genome shotgun sequence harbors:
- the ndufs3 gene encoding NADH dehydrogenase [ubiquinone] iron-sulfur protein 3, mitochondrial; this encodes MAASLVRFVRGGLGRSINVARNSCLLQQQARLQSSTTENRPTVRPSDAVTHNKLAAFGEYVAEIMPKYIQQVQVTCYNELELMIHPDGVIPVLTFLKDHTNAQFRNMIDLTAVDVPTRQNRFEIVYNFLSLRYNSRIRVKTYTDELTPVDSAVPVHKAANWYEREVWDMFGVFFANHPDLRRILTDYGFEGHPFRKDFPLSGYVEVRYDDEVKRMVAEPVELSQEFRKFDLNTPWEVFPAYREPKEAAPKLEAGDQAPEKK